A region of uncultured Desulfobacter sp. DNA encodes the following proteins:
- a CDS encoding rubredoxin has protein sequence MDKYVCTLCGYVYDPEKGDDAGGIDPGTAFENLPEDWTCPLCGADKDAFEKEE, from the coding sequence ATGGACAAATATGTATGCACTCTGTGTGGCTATGTGTATGACCCGGAAAAAGGCGATGACGCCGGCGGCATTGACCCCGGTACAGCCTTTGAAAACCTTCCTGAAGATTGGACCTGTCCTCTGTGCGGCGCAGACAAGGATGCATTTGAAAAAGAAGAATAA
- the cydB gene encoding cytochrome d ubiquinol oxidase subunit II, giving the protein MELQSIWFFLWGLLWAIFFLTDGFDFGIGILYPFAGKTERDKRVMLNAKGPLWDGNEVWLITAGGVTFAAFPQVYATMFSSLYTPLMLILFALIFRGVALHFRGKIESDGWKKIWDKLIFLGSFLPALLFGVAFANIFSGIPFDDQGLYHGNTLKLLNPYGLLGGLLFVLLFILHGSNWMAIKSTGELQERFAQISAKTWMVLVPVAVVFLIASYFATNLYDNYIKTPALFSIIAVAVIALFLARYFTAKQAWFKAWFASALTIAGCTFFGIAGLFPTLFPSSMNPDWSLTAFNASSSPLTLKIMLYVVVIFIPIVIIYQSWAYHLFKDPVSDEDLGMDEAY; this is encoded by the coding sequence ATGGAACTTCAATCAATCTGGTTTTTTCTGTGGGGACTTCTCTGGGCGATTTTTTTCCTGACCGACGGGTTTGATTTCGGCATCGGGATCCTTTATCCCTTTGCAGGAAAAACCGAAAGAGACAAACGGGTTATGCTCAATGCCAAAGGCCCGTTGTGGGACGGTAATGAAGTGTGGCTGATCACAGCCGGAGGCGTTACCTTTGCAGCGTTCCCCCAGGTCTATGCCACCATGTTTTCATCCCTTTACACCCCGCTGATGCTCATTTTATTTGCATTGATCTTCAGAGGCGTGGCCCTGCACTTCAGGGGAAAAATTGAGTCGGACGGCTGGAAAAAGATATGGGATAAACTGATTTTCCTTGGCTCTTTTCTGCCTGCCCTTCTGTTCGGGGTGGCCTTTGCCAATATTTTTTCAGGCATTCCCTTTGACGACCAGGGGCTATACCACGGCAACACTTTAAAACTGCTTAACCCTTACGGACTTTTGGGCGGTCTATTGTTTGTCCTGCTTTTTATTCTTCACGGGTCCAACTGGATGGCCATCAAATCCACAGGAGAGCTGCAGGAACGCTTTGCTCAAATTTCGGCTAAAACCTGGATGGTGCTTGTACCTGTGGCCGTCGTGTTTCTGATTGCCTCATATTTTGCCACAAATCTCTATGACAATTATATCAAGACACCGGCTTTGTTCTCAATTATTGCCGTGGCTGTGATCGCACTGTTTTTAGCACGGTATTTCACTGCAAAACAGGCATGGTTCAAAGCATGGTTTGCATCGGCTCTCACCATTGCAGGATGCACTTTTTTCGGGATCGCAGGCCTTTTCCCGACCTTGTTTCCCTCAAGCATGAACCCGGATTGGAGCCTGACGGCATTCAATGCATCTTCAAGTCCCCTGACCCTTAAAATAATGCTTTATGTGGTTGTAATTTTTATTCCCATTGTCATTATATACCAGTCCTGGGCCTATCATCTGTTCAAGGATCCTGTCTCAGATGAGGACCTGGGTATGGACGAAGCTTATTAA